A window of Sulfurimonas gotlandica GD1 contains these coding sequences:
- a CDS encoding NADH-quinone oxidoreductase subunit M, whose translation MLDNILSILIFFPAVAGIFGFAVQKDSIRAYGVSVAFIEFALSLMLWFSFDSNVSGMQFIETLPLIPSFGINYILGVDGISLFIIILAAFFTLIGIASLTDTKDVKNMIITLLFLQMTMVGVFVALDAIVFYVFWELSLVPMLYIIGAWGGPLRIYASVKFFLYTFTGSLVMLVGMLFMAYFYYQATGTWSFAILDWYRLILPETFQLWLFVAFFFGFAIKVPMFPFHTWLPYAHGQAPTIGSVILAAILLKMGTYAFIRFSLPMFPDAAVFFMFPIAVLAIIMIVYTAMVAYAQEDVKQVVAYSSVSHMGVIILGTFALNVEGITGSIFLMIAHGVVSGALFLLVGVIYDRRHTKMMSEFGGLASVMPRFATIFGIMMMASVGLPLTINFVGEFLSLLGFYQQSHILTLLAGLAIIVGAIYMLAAYKKMFFGEVTNEKNRNLPDVNKRELIALVPLVIITVWLGIYPKPLLGPINNSVESVVQLMHDKSITDEAKSRIPNLIDGVKITRTSAQEAH comes from the coding sequence ATGTTAGATAATATTTTATCGATTTTAATTTTCTTTCCAGCTGTAGCAGGTATATTTGGCTTCGCAGTTCAAAAAGACAGTATCCGTGCTTATGGTGTTTCTGTAGCATTCATTGAGTTTGCTTTATCTTTAATGTTATGGTTCTCATTTGATTCAAATGTATCTGGGATGCAGTTTATAGAAACACTTCCACTGATTCCGTCATTTGGAATTAACTATATTTTAGGTGTAGATGGTATTTCACTATTTATTATTATACTAGCAGCATTCTTTACATTAATCGGTATAGCTTCACTTACTGATACTAAAGATGTAAAAAATATGATTATCACACTTCTGTTTTTACAGATGACTATGGTAGGTGTATTTGTTGCTTTAGATGCTATCGTGTTTTATGTGTTTTGGGAGTTATCTCTTGTACCGATGTTATATATCATTGGTGCGTGGGGCGGACCACTTAGAATTTACGCTTCAGTAAAATTCTTCCTATATACATTTACAGGTTCTCTAGTAATGCTAGTTGGTATGCTTTTTATGGCATATTTCTACTACCAAGCAACTGGTACTTGGAGTTTCGCAATCTTAGATTGGTATCGTCTGATTTTACCTGAGACTTTCCAATTATGGTTATTCGTAGCATTTTTCTTTGGTTTTGCAATCAAAGTACCAATGTTTCCATTCCATACATGGTTACCATATGCTCACGGTCAAGCACCGACTATCGGTTCTGTAATACTAGCGGCGATTTTACTTAAAATGGGTACGTATGCGTTTATCCGTTTTTCACTGCCAATGTTCCCGGATGCTGCAGTGTTTTTCATGTTCCCAATAGCAGTTCTTGCTATTATCATGATTGTTTACACAGCAATGGTTGCATACGCACAAGAAGATGTAAAACAAGTTGTTGCTTACTCTTCAGTATCACACATGGGTGTTATCATTCTTGGTACATTCGCTCTTAACGTTGAAGGTATCACAGGTTCAATCTTTTTAATGATTGCTCACGGAGTTGTATCTGGGGCACTGTTCTTACTTGTAGGTGTTATCTATGACAGAAGACATACTAAGATGATGAGTGAGTTTGGAGGTCTAGCATCTGTTATGCCAAGATTTGCAACTATCTTTGGAATAATGATGATGGCTTCAGTTGGTCTTCCACTTACAATCAACTTTGTTGGTGAGTTTTTAAGTCTTCTTGGATTCTATCAGCAATCACACATCTTAACTCTTCTAGCAGGTCTTGCTATTATTGTTGGTGCTATTTATATGTTAGCAGCTTATAAAAAGATGTTTTTTGGTGAAGTTACAAATGAGAAAAATAGAAATCTTCCAGATGTAAACAAAAGAGAACTTATCGCATTGGTTCCTTTAGTGATTATTACAGTTTGGTTAGGTATTTATCCTAAACCATTATTAGGACCGATTAACAACTCAGTAGAGTCAGTTGTTCAACTAATGCACGATAAATCTATAACTGATGAAGCTAAATCTAGAATTCCTAACCTTATAGACGGTGTTAAGATTACTAGAACTTCAGCGCAGGAGGCACACTAA
- the nuoK gene encoding NADH-quinone oxidoreductase subunit NuoK: MMEIGLNHYLVLSTILFAIGLIGVMRRKNLLMLFFATEILLNSVNIAFAAISHYYGDLTGQMFAFFVIAIAASEVAVGLGLLVVWHKRHNNIDLDSMSTMRG; encoded by the coding sequence ATGATGGAAATAGGACTTAACCACTATCTTGTACTTTCTACAATTTTATTCGCTATTGGTTTAATAGGTGTAATGAGAAGAAAGAACCTTCTAATGCTGTTTTTCGCAACTGAGATATTACTAAACTCTGTAAATATTGCTTTTGCTGCGATTTCACATTATTACGGTGACCTTACTGGTCAGATGTTTGCATTCTTTGTAATTGCAATCGCTGCTTCAGAAGTTGCTGTAGGACTTGGTTTATTAGTTGTTTGGCATAAACGCCACAATAATATTGACCTAGATTCAATGTCAACGATGAGAGGATAG
- a CDS encoding NADH-quinone oxidoreductase subunit G: MSKITINIDGKDVETQEGEFILNAARANDIFIPAICYLTRCSPTLACRICLVEADGKQVYACNAKSKDGMNITTKTENIEKERRAIMEVYDVNHPLQCGVCDQSGECELQNYTLEMGVDSQSYTVKDVNRSSHDWGHLHYDPGLCIVCERCATACKDMIGDNSLKTIPRGADALDEEFKNTMPKDAYAMWNKLNKSVIGLTNGTDVLDCTSCGECAAVCPVGALVDTHFMYKSNAWELNQVPATCGHCSAGCQISYDVKHTSVSDDTDKIYRVMNEWNYVSLCGAGRYGFDYENRVEAKDEVAFASAIEAFKKADTIEFTSTITNEEAYVLQTLKEKHGYKLINNEAKSFQTFLSNYSEISGTMLYGNDLKATHNSNFVISLGTALKSDNPNARYALNNSMTVNKGAGLYFHPLQDPIIEGLGKSIITVKHAPLQEEAALYLILDLFADKEKLPKKVVEYLETFHSQKTITVEETIKETIVEIVKEMKVNEETGEEEEVEVEKSKVVPKKVSKEVQVDDNRLLEILGADDDFMDALNKNLSKKDTFAMVVGADLYNHPNAKNIARLVGLVEKCSDIELTMIPPLTNSLGVALICELDDEKGSYSIGYNTKGDFTLSALGDCDLDMPAINQQEGTLTSINKRVNPTNAALVYKGYELNDIANELGMNAENVMIIHHLSQLQWA, encoded by the coding sequence ATGAGTAAAATTACTATAAATATTGATGGTAAAGATGTCGAAACACAAGAGGGTGAGTTTATTCTCAACGCTGCTCGTGCTAACGATATCTTCATACCAGCCATATGTTACTTAACAAGATGTAGTCCGACACTTGCTTGTCGTATATGTCTTGTTGAAGCTGATGGCAAACAGGTTTATGCTTGTAATGCGAAAAGCAAAGATGGTATGAATATAACAACTAAAACTGAAAATATTGAAAAAGAACGCCGTGCTATCATGGAAGTGTATGATGTAAATCATCCTCTTCAATGTGGTGTTTGTGATCAATCTGGTGAGTGTGAATTACAAAACTATACGCTAGAAATGGGTGTAGATTCACAGAGCTATACAGTTAAAGATGTAAATAGAAGTTCTCATGACTGGGGTCATCTTCACTACGATCCAGGCTTATGTATAGTTTGTGAAAGATGTGCTACTGCATGTAAAGATATGATAGGTGACAACTCTTTAAAAACTATTCCTCGTGGAGCAGATGCACTAGACGAAGAGTTTAAAAACACAATGCCTAAAGATGCTTATGCAATGTGGAATAAGCTTAACAAGTCAGTAATCGGTTTAACTAATGGAACTGATGTTCTTGATTGTACAAGTTGTGGTGAGTGTGCTGCTGTTTGTCCAGTTGGTGCTTTAGTTGATACTCACTTTATGTATAAATCAAATGCATGGGAGCTTAATCAAGTTCCTGCAACTTGTGGTCACTGTTCTGCTGGATGTCAAATCTCTTACGATGTTAAACACACAAGCGTATCTGATGACACAGATAAAATCTACCGTGTTATGAATGAATGGAACTACGTTTCACTCTGTGGTGCAGGAAGATATGGATTTGATTATGAGAATAGAGTTGAAGCTAAAGATGAAGTTGCATTTGCATCTGCGATAGAAGCTTTCAAAAAGGCTGATACAATTGAATTTACTTCAACTATTACAAATGAAGAAGCGTATGTACTTCAAACTTTGAAAGAGAAGCATGGTTATAAACTTATAAATAACGAGGCTAAGTCTTTTCAAACATTCTTGAGTAACTATAGTGAAATAAGTGGAACTATGCTTTACGGAAATGACCTAAAAGCAACTCATAATTCAAACTTTGTTATATCTTTAGGAACTGCACTAAAAAGTGACAACCCAAATGCTAGGTATGCACTAAATAACTCAATGACTGTAAACAAAGGTGCTGGTCTTTACTTCCACCCTTTACAAGACCCAATTATTGAAGGTCTTGGTAAAAGCATCATAACAGTTAAACATGCACCACTTCAAGAAGAAGCTGCTCTGTATCTTATATTGGACCTGTTTGCAGATAAAGAAAAACTACCTAAGAAAGTAGTTGAGTACTTAGAGACTTTTCACTCCCAGAAAACTATAACAGTTGAAGAGACTATTAAAGAGACAATAGTTGAAATTGTTAAAGAGATGAAAGTAAATGAAGAAACTGGTGAAGAAGAAGAAGTTGAAGTAGAAAAATCTAAAGTAGTTCCTAAAAAAGTTTCTAAAGAGGTTCAAGTTGATGACAACCGTCTTTTAGAAATTTTAGGTGCGGATGACGATTTTATGGACGCATTAAACAAAAATCTAAGTAAAAAAGATACTTTTGCAATGGTAGTTGGAGCGGACCTTTACAACCATCCAAATGCTAAAAATATTGCAAGATTAGTTGGTCTTGTTGAAAAATGTAGTGATATCGAACTTACTATGATTCCTCCACTAACTAACTCTTTAGGTGTGGCACTTATCTGTGAACTAGATGATGAAAAAGGCTCATATAGTATAGGTTACAACACAAAGGGAGATTTTACTCTATCTGCTTTAGGTGATTGTGACTTAGATATGCCGGCTATTAATCAGCAAGAGGGAACTTTAACTTCTATCAATAAGAGAGTTAATCCTACAAATGCTGCATTAGTGTATAAAGGTTATGAGTTAAATGACATAGCTAACGAGCTTGGAATGAATGCTGAGAATGTAATGATTATACATCATCTCTCCCAACTGCAGTGGGCTTAA
- a CDS encoding NADH-quinone oxidoreductase subunit J: protein MFEAIAFYLFAFLTIAMFYITVTTSQALYALTALAAGMIFISAFFFILGADFLGAVQIVVYSGAVMALYAFGMMFFDTTREVKEKNGNKYLVTGLATISAILVVLIFAAPIVGDNITALYPVTEGAGNTQEIGIVLFTKYLVPFELAAVMLLVAMVSGIVLAGKKMDLSLTLMSDAEITDMKKEINKKVLS from the coding sequence ATGTTTGAAGCGATTGCTTTTTATTTGTTTGCTTTTCTGACTATAGCGATGTTTTACATTACTGTAACAACATCACAGGCGTTATATGCTCTTACAGCATTAGCAGCAGGGATGATTTTTATATCAGCATTTTTCTTTATTCTGGGTGCTGACTTTTTAGGTGCGGTACAGATCGTAGTTTACTCTGGTGCTGTAATGGCCCTTTATGCATTTGGTATGATGTTTTTTGATACAACTAGAGAAGTTAAAGAGAAAAATGGAAATAAGTATCTTGTTACTGGTTTAGCTACTATCTCTGCAATTTTAGTTGTTTTAATTTTTGCCGCTCCAATTGTTGGAGACAATATTACAGCTCTTTATCCTGTGACTGAAGGTGCTGGAAATACTCAAGAAATAGGTATAGTCCTTTTCACCAAGTACTTAGTTCCTTTTGAACTTGCAGCAGTTATGTTACTTGTAGCTATGGTTTCAGGTATTGTTTTAGCTGGTAAGAAAATGGATCTATCTCTTACTCTTATGAGTGATGCTGAGATTACAGATATGAAAAAAGAAATAAATAAAAAGGTACTTTCATGA
- the nuoN gene encoding NADH-quinone oxidoreductase subunit NuoN — translation MLEPVNVSLESLNLMTLAPMLIPIIGALLILVIDIIKGGLDKTLYVMISILFLLLDLGAIAETAGQFTAGGTIMGVFDVMLIDGLAILSQLIIVGASLLFIPLALTHKRFHEFSYPEFFALFLFMLGGFQFMVATDNLILIFVGLETASLALYTMIAMHNRDKSFEAAVKYFTMGALAAGFFSFGAMVFYALTGSVEINQIAAVLGGNGFADMGFVLVGVVFVLAALGFKLSLVPFHTWAPDVYEGSSASLAGFMSIVPKIAVFIVAMRMFEFLIHSGVVWLEIVLYIVVVVTMTMANIWALVQTDVKRMLAYSSISHAGFVMAAILIGTTQSNSALFLYWIVFSFTNLGAFSMLWISRQKHLPDHQSSDHSYNKFSGMIQTAPVAATIMGLFMLSLAGLPPFALFWGKLYMISSAVTGGYTVLALIMALNSAIAGYYYLKLIVYMFMREPVINKDGHVFVANATTPLRTIIGFAAVGTIFAFLAINPVLEFITALVFKSGY, via the coding sequence ATGTTAGAGCCAGTAAATGTTTCATTGGAGTCATTAAATTTAATGACTCTTGCACCAATGTTGATTCCTATCATCGGTGCGTTATTAATCTTAGTTATTGATATTATCAAAGGTGGCTTAGATAAAACTCTGTATGTAATGATAAGTATTCTTTTCTTACTACTAGACTTAGGTGCTATTGCAGAGACTGCAGGTCAGTTTACTGCAGGTGGCACTATTATGGGTGTGTTTGATGTAATGTTAATAGATGGTTTAGCGATACTTTCACAATTAATTATTGTTGGAGCATCTTTACTATTTATTCCATTAGCATTAACTCATAAAAGATTCCATGAATTCTCTTATCCAGAGTTTTTCGCACTATTCTTATTTATGCTTGGTGGTTTCCAGTTTATGGTTGCAACAGACAACCTGATCTTAATCTTTGTTGGATTAGAAACAGCATCTTTAGCACTATACACAATGATTGCAATGCATAACCGCGATAAATCATTTGAAGCAGCAGTAAAGTACTTTACAATGGGTGCATTAGCAGCTGGTTTCTTTAGTTTCGGTGCAATGGTATTTTATGCACTGACTGGTTCTGTAGAGATTAATCAAATCGCTGCAGTATTAGGAGGAAATGGTTTTGCTGATATGGGCTTTGTTCTTGTAGGTGTTGTATTTGTTTTAGCTGCACTTGGGTTTAAACTTTCACTAGTGCCGTTTCATACTTGGGCGCCTGATGTTTATGAAGGTTCTTCTGCATCACTAGCTGGATTTATGTCTATTGTCCCTAAAATAGCAGTATTTATTGTTGCTATGAGAATGTTTGAATTTTTAATTCACAGTGGCGTAGTTTGGTTAGAGATAGTTCTTTATATAGTTGTTGTTGTAACAATGACAATGGCTAATATTTGGGCACTTGTTCAAACAGATGTAAAGAGAATGCTAGCTTATAGTTCGATTTCACACGCTGGTTTTGTAATGGCTGCTATTTTAATAGGTACCACTCAATCAAACAGTGCACTTTTTCTCTACTGGATTGTATTTAGCTTTACTAACTTAGGTGCATTTAGTATGCTTTGGATTTCTCGTCAGAAGCATCTTCCAGACCACCAAAGTTCAGACCATAGTTATAATAAATTTTCTGGAATGATTCAAACAGCACCTGTTGCTGCAACAATCATGGGACTTTTCATGCTAAGTTTAGCTGGTCTTCCTCCATTTGCACTGTTTTGGGGTAAACTATATATGATATCTTCTGCTGTAACAGGTGGATATACAGTATTAGCTCTTATTATGGCACTTAACTCTGCAATAGCAGGTTACTACTACTTAAAACTTATAGTTTATATGTTTATGAGAGAGCCTGTAATCAATAAAGACGGCCATGTATTTGTAGCAAATGCAACAACTCCACTGAGAACTATCATTGGTTTTGCTGCTGTGGGAACTATTTTTGCTTTTCTAGCTATAAACCCTGTACTAGAGTTTATTACTGCTTTAGTATTTAAAAGTGGATATTAA
- the nuoL gene encoding NADH-quinone oxidoreductase subunit L: MEILLYTALFSPLVGSMFAALFGASPKTLVTGVVTSALLGLSLIASTILLVFVLTSGQHVQVEMMTWMATGDLYIPFGFIVDQVSVTMMMVVTLVSTVVHVYAIGYMDHDKGFNRFFAWLSAFVFSMMVLVMSDNFAGLFIGWEGVGLCSWGLIGFWYHKESATWAANEAFIMNRIADLGMLIGIFLVYWNTGTLQYHEAFAAMPGLDTDVLTWMGIFLFIGAMGKSAQFPLHTWLADAMEGPTPVSALIHAATMVTAGVYLVVRSNELYSLIPNVGLFIASLGAFVAIFAATMALVNRDIKRVIAYSTLSQLGYMFAAAGLGAYWVALFHLMAHAFFKALLFLGGGNVMHAMHDELDPFKMGGLGKTMKGTMVLMTLASVALAGIFPLAGFFSKDLILEVAFVDHHFIIYTVLLLTAGLTAFYSFRIIALIFHGEDRHTALGFHPHEAYKFMLVAMTPLLILAIIAGSFKGTYFDYVTMILPGTEYHVHSAATYWIMTIGTQLFVILSIAFAYKKYMSKDIKVPDGTSKMENSFKYKLLINQYYIPYFYEEYLTKPYRELSTVLWKQVDQKVVDATVDGIANIFYATGESTRTMQSGNLSTMLKWMVAGAVALLSLAVVFGLAVRHSDEIKAILSGLGV, from the coding sequence ATGGAAATATTACTATATACAGCACTATTTTCACCACTAGTAGGCTCTATGTTTGCTGCACTGTTTGGTGCATCTCCAAAGACACTTGTTACTGGTGTAGTTACAAGTGCTCTGCTTGGTTTATCACTTATAGCTAGTACAATACTTTTAGTTTTTGTACTTACAAGTGGGCAACATGTACAAGTAGAAATGATGACATGGATGGCTACTGGTGATCTTTATATCCCTTTTGGTTTTATAGTTGATCAGGTAAGTGTAACTATGATGATGGTTGTTACATTAGTTTCGACTGTCGTACACGTTTACGCTATAGGTTATATGGATCACGATAAAGGGTTTAACCGTTTCTTTGCTTGGTTATCAGCATTCGTTTTTTCAATGATGGTTCTTGTAATGAGTGATAACTTTGCTGGTCTTTTTATTGGTTGGGAAGGTGTTGGTCTATGTTCATGGGGACTAATCGGTTTCTGGTACCACAAAGAGAGTGCTACTTGGGCAGCTAATGAAGCGTTCATTATGAACCGTATTGCTGACCTTGGTATGCTTATCGGTATCTTTCTTGTTTATTGGAACACTGGTACACTTCAGTACCACGAAGCTTTTGCAGCAATGCCAGGTTTAGATACTGATGTACTTACTTGGATGGGTATCTTCTTATTTATTGGTGCAATGGGTAAATCAGCTCAGTTTCCACTTCATACTTGGCTTGCAGATGCGATGGAAGGTCCTACTCCAGTATCGGCACTTATTCACGCAGCAACAATGGTAACAGCTGGTGTATACTTGGTTGTACGTTCAAACGAGTTATACAGTCTTATTCCAAATGTTGGTCTTTTTATCGCTAGCCTTGGAGCATTTGTTGCAATCTTTGCAGCGACAATGGCCCTTGTTAATCGTGATATAAAAAGAGTTATCGCTTACTCTACTCTATCTCAGTTAGGTTATATGTTCGCAGCAGCTGGTCTTGGTGCTTACTGGGTTGCACTTTTCCACCTTATGGCTCACGCATTCTTTAAAGCACTACTATTTCTTGGTGGTGGTAATGTTATGCATGCAATGCATGATGAGCTTGATCCGTTTAAGATGGGTGGTCTTGGTAAGACTATGAAGGGTACAATGGTTCTTATGACTCTTGCTTCTGTTGCACTTGCAGGTATTTTTCCTCTTGCAGGTTTCTTCTCAAAAGATTTAATCTTAGAGGTTGCATTTGTAGATCATCACTTTATCATTTACACAGTTTTACTACTTACTGCCGGTTTAACAGCATTTTATTCATTTAGAATTATTGCTCTAATCTTCCATGGTGAAGATCGTCACACAGCTTTAGGTTTTCATCCACATGAAGCTTATAAGTTTATGCTTGTTGCAATGACTCCACTGTTAATCTTAGCAATAATCGCAGGTTCATTCAAAGGAACTTATTTTGATTATGTAACAATGATTCTTCCAGGAACAGAGTATCACGTACATTCAGCAGCAACATACTGGATTATGACAATAGGTACTCAACTATTTGTTATTCTTTCTATTGCGTTTGCATATAAAAAATACATGAGCAAAGATATCAAAGTCCCAGACGGAACAAGTAAAATGGAAAATAGCTTTAAATATAAGTTACTAATTAACCAGTACTATATTCCATATTTTTATGAAGAATATCTTACGAAGCCATATAGAGAACTATCTACAGTTTTATGGAAACAGGTTGACCAGAAAGTTGTAGATGCAACTGTAGATGGAATAGCAAATATATTCTATGCAACAGGTGAAAGTACAAGAACAATGCAGAGTGGTAACTTATCTACAATGCTTAAGTGGATGGTAGCAGGTGCTGTTGCCTTGTTATCACTAGCTGTTGTTTTTGGACTAGCAGTTAGACATTCTGATGAAATTAAAGCAATTTTATCAGGTTTAGGAGTTTAA
- the nuoI gene encoding NADH-quinone oxidoreductase subunit NuoI, which yields MKNEQFNNRDFSNEYFLVGIEDYPTDPWGKFKRAVKRTFRGELFVGLWVVMREMIRFDIHTVQYPEEKMPIGPRYRAVHEMKRLWESDAERCIGCGLCEKICISNCIRMETKIDENSRKEVSEYTINLGRCIFCGYCAEVCPELAITHGGEYENASDQREHFVDYAAMLTPLDKMKAGTQVEFEGFGAITPHEDERVKKTPLSY from the coding sequence ATGAAAAATGAACAATTTAATAACAGAGATTTTTCTAATGAATACTTTTTAGTAGGCATTGAAGATTATCCGACTGACCCATGGGGTAAGTTTAAGAGAGCAGTTAAGAGAACATTCAGAGGCGAGCTATTTGTTGGTCTTTGGGTTGTTATGCGTGAAATGATTAGATTTGATATTCACACTGTACAGTACCCAGAAGAGAAGATGCCAATAGGTCCAAGATATCGTGCAGTGCATGAGATGAAAAGACTATGGGAATCAGATGCTGAAAGATGTATCGGTTGTGGACTTTGTGAGAAGATCTGTATTTCTAACTGTATAAGAATGGAAACAAAAATTGATGAAAATTCTCGTAAAGAAGTTAGTGAATATACAATTAACCTTGGTCGTTGTATTTTTTGTGGCTATTGTGCTGAAGTTTGTCCTGAGTTAGCGATTACTCATGGTGGCGAGTATGAAAACGCATCTGATCAAAGAGAGCATTTTGTTGACTATGCAGCAATGTTAACACCACTGGATAAAATGAAGGCCGGAACTCAAGTTGAGTTTGAAGGTTTTGGTGCTATCACACCACATGAAGATGAGCGTGTTAAAAAAACACCTCTCTCATATTAA
- a CDS encoding ferredoxin, whose translation MPNRYENDGTEVRGYLLENVKIKRSTNQNVEPFSEDKLEGTIIYLANPVRQFTDFTNKATNLDEIAGLYMSEEFLAESELNEGDSVRVKSSNGEIVVNIVSDNKIAGNIAVLPTFDSKINSEALFSGYRFATASIEKV comes from the coding sequence TTGCCAAATCGTTATGAAAATGATGGAACAGAAGTTAGAGGATACCTTCTTGAAAATGTAAAAATTAAAAGAAGTACTAATCAAAATGTAGAACCATTTAGTGAAGATAAATTAGAGGGAACAATAATTTATCTTGCAAATCCTGTAAGACAGTTTACAGATTTTACAAATAAAGCTACTAATCTTGATGAGATTGCCGGTCTTTATATGAGTGAAGAATTCTTAGCAGAATCAGAACTAAATGAAGGGGATAGTGTGAGAGTGAAGAGTAGTAATGGAGAAATTGTTGTTAATATAGTGAGTGATAATAAAATTGCTGGCAATATAGCAGTTCTACCAACATTTGATTCTAAAATAAATTCAGAGGCTCTGTTTAGCGGTTACCGCTTTGCTACAGCTTCGATTGAAAAGGTGTAA
- the nuoH gene encoding NADH-quinone oxidoreductase subunit NuoH has product METAYLIETVIKIVVVLLVFSALAGIGTYFERKILAFMQRRLGPMYVGPYGLLQVAADGVKLFTKEDIIPTNVVAPIFKIAPVITAATAFMAAAAIPFLPSFTIFGYEVHPIVADINIGILYILGIMGVGLYGPLLGGMASANKFALLSSARAAAVFISYEVVTGLSILAPIMMVGSLSLIDFNEYQAGGITDWIVWTQPVAFVLFWIAAFAETGRTPFHLIANDHEIIDGFGTEYSGMRWGLFFIGEYANMFFISFVIPLLFLGGYGDGSLLGALGLLGKMAFFFFFFLWTRAAWPDVRPDQLMWLCWKVLMPIAVLNILITAIVLM; this is encoded by the coding sequence ATGGAAACAGCATATTTAATTGAAACGGTTATAAAAATCGTTGTAGTTTTACTTGTATTTTCTGCACTTGCGGGGATAGGAACTTACTTTGAACGTAAAATTCTTGCATTTATGCAGCGTCGTCTTGGACCAATGTATGTCGGTCCTTATGGATTATTACAAGTTGCGGCAGATGGTGTAAAACTATTTACAAAAGAGGATATTATCCCAACTAACGTAGTAGCTCCTATCTTTAAGATAGCACCGGTTATCACTGCTGCTACAGCATTTATGGCTGCTGCTGCGATTCCATTTTTACCATCGTTCACGATTTTTGGATATGAAGTTCATCCAATAGTTGCGGACATTAATATTGGTATATTATATATTCTTGGAATCATGGGTGTTGGTCTTTATGGTCCTTTACTTGGTGGTATGGCTTCAGCTAATAAGTTCGCTTTACTATCTTCTGCTCGTGCTGCTGCTGTATTTATCTCTTATGAGGTTGTTACAGGATTATCTATCTTAGCTCCGATTATGATGGTTGGCTCATTATCACTTATTGATTTTAATGAGTATCAAGCAGGTGGAATTACAGATTGGATTGTATGGACTCAACCAGTTGCATTTGTTCTATTTTGGATAGCTGCTTTTGCTGAGACAGGTCGTACTCCATTCCATTTAATTGCTAATGATCATGAGATTATTGATGGTTTTGGTACTGAGTATTCTGGTATGAGATGGGGACTTTTCTTCATTGGTGAGTATGCAAATATGTTCTTTATATCATTTGTAATACCTTTATTATTCTTAGGTGGTTACGGTGATGGAAGTCTTCTTGGTGCACTAGGATTACTTGGAAAAATGGCATTTTTCTTCTTCTTTTTCTTATGGACAAGAGCTGCTTGGCCAGATGTTAGACCGGATCAACTGATGTGGTTATGTTGGAAAGTATTAATGCCAATCGCAGTTTTAAACATCTTAATTACTGCAATAGTATTGATGTAA